One genomic region from Tripterygium wilfordii isolate XIE 37 chromosome 20, ASM1340144v1, whole genome shotgun sequence encodes:
- the LOC119986411 gene encoding uncharacterized protein LOC119986411 isoform X2 produces the protein MSPSNSGGGPIFSNNKNHILHKVSKFDTLAGVAIKYGVEVADIKRLNGLATDFQMFALKTLLIPLPGRHPPSPTLSNGCASNGETSVNKRPPHRGQSNMLEPFQSLRLTSPQQTVSPAMSILQKYYGIQSSNTKAEVDGTEMAVYKIGNSDEADDEPLLKDARDGEGEKSNEKSVRRRQKADTDSRLGTPERLLKEENSGGRNGFSPLTGKSLAMRPKSASRTSLTTDIETGWSTSIVVGMGDAVITDGPAGVRKSSSTPSMQDPDNNGSSSVWSTSKWSLKPDLQAIPIPNPITGRKSKAALD, from the exons ATGTCTCCTTCCAATTCCGGGGGAGGACCAATTTTCAGTAACAATAAGAATCACATACTGCACAAGGTCTCCAAATTCGACACTCTTGCCGGTGTCGCCATCAAGTACGGTGTCGAG GTGGCTgacatcaaaaggttaaatgggttggcCACAGATTTTCAAATGTTTGCTTTGAAGACTTTGCTGATACCATTGCCAGGAAGGCATCCACCATCTCCCACTTTGTCTAATGGCTGTGCTTCCAATGG AGAAACTAGCGTTAACAAAAGGCCGCCACATCGAGGGCAATCCAATATGTTGGAACCATTCCAGTCCTTGAGATTGACATCTCCTCAGCAGACAGTTTCTCCTGCCATGAGCATCTTACAGAAGTACTATGGCATCCAATCTTCAAATACCAAGGCTGAAGTTGATGGCACCGAAATGGCAGTTTACAAAATTGGGAATTCGGATGAAGCTGACGATGAACCATTGCTGAAAG ATGCTAGAGATGGGGAGGGTGAGAAATCCAATGAGAAGTCTGTTCGAAGGCGCCAGAAAGCTGATACTGATTCCAGGTTGGGCACTCCAGAAAGATTATTAAAAGAAGAGAACAGTGGTGGAAGAAATGGATTTTCACCTTTAACTGGAAAGAGTTTAGCCATGAGACCGAAATCAGCAAGTCGTACATCGTTGACCACAGATATTGAAACAGGATGGTCGACTTCAATTGTGGTGGGCATGGGAGATGCTGTAATTACCGATGGTCCAGCTGGAGTTCGTAAATCGTCAAGCACTCCAAGTATGCAAGACCCAGACAACAATGGTTCTTCATCAGTTTGGtcaacatcaaagtggagtttGAAACCCGACTTACAGGCTATACCGATACCAAATCCAATAACAGGCCGCAAGAGCAAAGCTGCCCTCGATTAA
- the LOC119986411 gene encoding uncharacterized protein LOC119986411 isoform X1: MSPSNSGGGPIFSNNKNHILHKVSKFDTLAGVAIKYGVEVADIKRLNGLATDFQMFALKTLLIPLPGRHPPSPTLSNGCASNGETSVNKRPPHRGQSNMLEPFQSLRLTSPQQTVSPAMSILQKYYGIQSSNTKAEVDGTEMAVYKIGNSDEADDEPLLKGSLISGSNHHHRSRDLTNGLFPENGSVVYTPLADARDGEGEKSNEKSVRRRQKADTDSRLGTPERLLKEENSGGRNGFSPLTGKSLAMRPKSASRTSLTTDIETGWSTSIVVGMGDAVITDGPAGVRKSSSTPSMQDPDNNGSSSVWSTSKWSLKPDLQAIPIPNPITGRKSKAALD; the protein is encoded by the exons ATGTCTCCTTCCAATTCCGGGGGAGGACCAATTTTCAGTAACAATAAGAATCACATACTGCACAAGGTCTCCAAATTCGACACTCTTGCCGGTGTCGCCATCAAGTACGGTGTCGAG GTGGCTgacatcaaaaggttaaatgggttggcCACAGATTTTCAAATGTTTGCTTTGAAGACTTTGCTGATACCATTGCCAGGAAGGCATCCACCATCTCCCACTTTGTCTAATGGCTGTGCTTCCAATGG AGAAACTAGCGTTAACAAAAGGCCGCCACATCGAGGGCAATCCAATATGTTGGAACCATTCCAGTCCTTGAGATTGACATCTCCTCAGCAGACAGTTTCTCCTGCCATGAGCATCTTACAGAAGTACTATGGCATCCAATCTTCAAATACCAAGGCTGAAGTTGATGGCACCGAAATGGCAGTTTACAAAATTGGGAATTCGGATGAAGCTGACGATGAACCATTGCTGAAAGGTTCACTTATTTCTGGATCCAACCATCATCATAGATCGAGAGATTTAACTAATGGTTTATTTCCTGAGAATGGTTCAGTGGTGTACACTCCTCTTGCAGATGCTAGAGATGGGGAGGGTGAGAAATCCAATGAGAAGTCTGTTCGAAGGCGCCAGAAAGCTGATACTGATTCCAGGTTGGGCACTCCAGAAAGATTATTAAAAGAAGAGAACAGTGGTGGAAGAAATGGATTTTCACCTTTAACTGGAAAGAGTTTAGCCATGAGACCGAAATCAGCAAGTCGTACATCGTTGACCACAGATATTGAAACAGGATGGTCGACTTCAATTGTGGTGGGCATGGGAGATGCTGTAATTACCGATGGTCCAGCTGGAGTTCGTAAATCGTCAAGCACTCCAAGTATGCAAGACCCAGACAACAATGGTTCTTCATCAGTTTGGtcaacatcaaagtggagtttGAAACCCGACTTACAGGCTATACCGATACCAAATCCAATAACAGGCCGCAAGAGCAAAGCTGCCCTCGATTAA